A window from Shimia isoporae encodes these proteins:
- a CDS encoding TetR/AcrR family transcriptional regulator, protein MLRNVTAQRQVTFMTSDPRKNYIEIATRLFAQDGFDGVSLAVLAREASVSKQAVLHFFGTKERLYAEVLSALCDRLCAEIETARAEDARTHLAAYYRAIVTSVLESSQDIRLVMRALLDSDPKARSWPLTPYLDRLIDLVRALPNQSGLSRPAALAEAHSFIGSVQYVVISLPTVEGIYGMDTREALAEFILESAEHEIARLCKNSEC, encoded by the coding sequence ATGCTACGTAACGTTACGGCGCAACGACAGGTTACTTTCATGACGTCTGATCCTCGCAAAAACTACATAGAGATCGCCACTCGGCTATTCGCCCAAGATGGATTTGACGGGGTCAGCCTTGCCGTCTTAGCCAGAGAGGCAAGTGTTTCCAAACAGGCGGTTTTGCATTTCTTTGGAACCAAAGAACGGCTCTATGCCGAAGTCCTGAGTGCATTGTGCGACCGGCTTTGCGCTGAGATCGAAACAGCCAGGGCCGAAGATGCCAGGACGCATCTTGCCGCTTATTATCGAGCGATAGTGACGAGTGTTCTTGAATCGTCGCAAGATATTCGGCTGGTCATGCGGGCGCTGCTCGACAGTGACCCCAAAGCGCGATCATGGCCACTCACGCCTTATCTGGATCGCCTGATCGATCTTGTAAGAGCATTGCCCAATCAATCTGGCCTATCGCGACCTGCTGCACTCGCGGAGGCCCATAGTTTTATCGGATCTGTCCAATACGTGGTGATCTCGCTGCCCACGGTTGAAGGAATTTACGGTATGGATACGCGAGAGGCCCTAGCCGAGTTCATCCTCGAAAGTGCAGAACATGAAATCGCGCGTCTTTGTAAAAACAGCGAATGCTGA
- a CDS encoding helix-turn-helix domain-containing protein encodes MTKKKKLPAKKEPDNAPKAKKHKGGNPAYDPEPNCEMVRTLATKGLSRVSIADQVGIGETTLYKYHNEDLRLGDGDHESLHLGNVNALSQLKTNPNVALRASIWALERRHGYGATVNVNINNQTPEEREEELKALKEEADRKLEPYLRLDRTVDFDFWMEQLDRAEAEGLFKGDKEAFVKRLATIKTQPDTIEGKAESVE; translated from the coding sequence ATGACCAAGAAGAAAAAACTCCCTGCGAAAAAGGAGCCGGATAATGCACCTAAGGCGAAAAAGCACAAAGGCGGTAATCCAGCGTACGACCCCGAGCCCAACTGCGAGATGGTCCGTACTCTGGCGACCAAGGGCCTCTCCCGCGTATCAATCGCGGATCAGGTCGGTATCGGCGAAACAACGCTGTACAAATATCACAACGAAGACCTGCGCCTTGGTGACGGTGACCACGAAAGTCTGCACCTCGGCAATGTGAACGCCTTATCCCAACTCAAAACCAACCCCAACGTCGCTTTGCGAGCGTCAATCTGGGCCCTCGAACGCCGCCACGGCTACGGCGCGACGGTCAACGTCAATATCAACAACCAGACACCGGAGGAACGTGAGGAAGAACTAAAGGCTTTGAAAGAGGAAGCAGACCGAAAACTCGAACCGTATCTGCGTCTCGACCGAACGGTGGATTTCGATTTCTGGATGGAGCAACTCGACCGCGCCGAAGCCGAGGGCCTGTTTAAAGGCGACAAGGAGGCGTTCGTGAAGCGGTTGGCCACAATCAAAACGCAGCCGGATACAATCGAGGGCAAAGCAGAAAGTGTAGAGTGA
- a CDS encoding ProQ/FINO family protein: protein MTAIIERRLRKKLVKPTQPATVRRQSRALGVSAVKVTQKTSDAPQSVQKRTCKNGPTTLDKLQAKWPKVFQLSAPLPLALGIHEDIAKHLCDEVPMKKSDRHWDSGPTSASTGAPESKRHDLNGNPVCEVDEDQRAWAKSKLNKPADRQSTGQVKINRKRRRMTQSRHRWAESGQSPRHPMRGEGKF from the coding sequence ATGACCGCAATCATCGAACGACGTCTCCGCAAGAAGCTGGTCAAACCGACCCAACCCGCCACTGTCCGCCGCCAGAGCAGGGCTCTGGGCGTTTCCGCGGTCAAGGTCACACAGAAGACCTCTGACGCGCCCCAGAGCGTGCAAAAGCGCACCTGCAAGAATGGGCCAACAACCCTCGACAAACTGCAGGCAAAATGGCCCAAGGTGTTCCAGTTGTCAGCGCCCCTGCCCCTCGCCCTCGGCATCCACGAGGATATCGCCAAACATCTTTGCGATGAGGTCCCGATGAAAAAATCCGATCGACATTGGGATAGCGGACCAACCAGCGCAAGTACCGGAGCTCCAGAATCGAAGCGGCATGACCTGAACGGCAATCCGGTTTGCGAGGTCGATGAGGATCAACGGGCATGGGCCAAAAGCAAACTGAACAAGCCCGCTGATCGTCAATCAACTGGTCAGGTCAAAATCAACAGGAAAAGGCGCAGAATGACCCAAAGCAGACATAGATGGGCTGAGAGTGGGCAGTCTCCCCGTCATCCCATGCGCGGTGAGGGCAAATTTTGA
- a CDS encoding AAA family ATPase: protein MSDINENFEPVPDDEPTKGPQVNGTGQQNNGQSHQGDAGGQREGWTEALIAERTFTIGPPFPKRRQLVYGNFAARKRVTVIGGTSGIGKTAMISALSADMASAGALTKTPCPEGPLNVISINTEDDTEEVDRSLNATCVGNDITKAHIGDRIVAIGRDKLLTAPMAVAGSERAPTLNTSFFKSLSDLIEKSGADVLIIDPIAGLTGAVEFTPGVMNLLLRAFIDMAIRQNIAIIVVAHTRKKQGISSNNDDAEDLSGGKTQQNAARCVIMARPITEKEATAFRLDKDEMRKLVRATVRKTNIGIEGATLWWEKKTTMLTDDDGEYEMNYVSPWSPPFVSENADTRIWPELKSRLQSDFIYGSLRSKTEPRLDKLIQEIADTAGLAMDAKKVAEAMIKSKWIEIEDHKPEGKKSPAKRAVVGSGDPDHQTQNQPDDEAADHGQEFTA from the coding sequence ATGAGCGACATCAACGAGAACTTCGAGCCGGTGCCAGACGATGAGCCGACCAAAGGACCCCAGGTCAACGGAACAGGTCAACAAAACAACGGTCAAAGCCACCAAGGCGACGCCGGTGGTCAGAGGGAGGGCTGGACTGAGGCGCTGATTGCGGAGCGCACCTTCACAATCGGCCCTCCATTCCCAAAACGACGCCAACTGGTCTACGGCAACTTTGCCGCTCGAAAGCGAGTTACCGTGATCGGTGGCACAAGCGGCATAGGCAAGACGGCAATGATCTCGGCTTTGTCTGCAGACATGGCATCGGCGGGGGCGCTAACAAAAACACCGTGCCCCGAGGGTCCACTGAATGTCATCTCCATCAATACCGAAGATGACACCGAAGAAGTGGATCGCTCCCTGAACGCAACATGCGTGGGAAACGACATCACCAAAGCGCACATAGGCGACAGGATCGTTGCAATCGGTCGGGACAAACTGCTCACCGCTCCCATGGCCGTCGCGGGGAGTGAAAGGGCACCAACGCTCAACACTTCATTCTTCAAGAGCCTCTCCGACCTGATCGAAAAGTCCGGTGCGGATGTGCTGATCATCGATCCGATCGCAGGGCTCACAGGCGCGGTCGAGTTTACCCCGGGCGTGATGAACTTACTGCTGCGCGCCTTCATTGACATGGCCATCAGGCAAAACATCGCCATCATCGTGGTCGCCCACACCAGAAAAAAGCAGGGCATCAGTTCCAATAACGATGACGCAGAAGACCTTTCCGGAGGCAAAACGCAACAGAACGCCGCGCGGTGCGTAATCATGGCGAGGCCGATAACCGAAAAGGAGGCAACCGCTTTCCGTCTCGACAAAGATGAGATGCGCAAACTGGTCAGAGCCACAGTTCGAAAAACCAACATCGGCATCGAGGGCGCGACACTGTGGTGGGAAAAGAAAACCACCATGCTCACCGACGACGATGGCGAATACGAGATGAACTACGTCTCGCCGTGGTCGCCGCCGTTTGTTTCAGAAAACGCAGACACCCGCATCTGGCCGGAACTCAAGTCACGGCTGCAGAGCGACTTCATCTACGGTTCACTCAGAAGCAAAACTGAACCAAGGCTCGACAAACTCATCCAAGAAATTGCTGACACGGCTGGTCTGGCAATGGACGCCAAAAAGGTCGCCGAGGCGATGATCAAATCCAAATGGATTGAGATCGAAGATCACAAGCCTGAAGGGAAGAAATCACCTGCCAAACGAGCGGTGGTCGGGAGTGGTGATCCTGACCATCAGACGCAAAATCAGCCCGATGATGAGGCGGCTGACCATGGTCAGGAGTTCACAGCATGA
- a CDS encoding aromatic ring-hydroxylating oxygenase subunit alpha, producing MDRETELGLIREIIGLAEQKSAFLDAEIAHSPISRYSSPERFEREMALVFRRRPVVAAHSSELESENAFLSKDFLGLPLLLTRDGEGKAHAFLNVCRHRGAKIERETSGCKRVFTCPYHAWSWSNQGVLRAVPQEAQGFPDLPRSERGLRRLPTAEAHGFIWIIANPDAADIPDIDEWLSGLTPDFDWLGLSDHRIAVMETIEINANWKVLIEGGLEAYHFRIAHKTTIGPHFPDNLLTYRQFGPHMRAVLPRNAMPQLGDTPEEDWALRKDANLVYTLMPNTQMLVQQDHFMWFHIEPVSVDKTFFRSATVVPKSAPSTEEMEKHWQTNHRISITALKEDFEIGEEIQAGFASRGNPSHLFGRFEGALNRFNLTVEEMLAS from the coding sequence ATGGATCGTGAAACAGAACTTGGCCTGATCCGAGAGATTATTGGCCTGGCAGAGCAGAAGTCCGCCTTTCTGGACGCTGAAATCGCACATTCACCGATCTCTCGATATTCGAGCCCGGAACGGTTCGAACGTGAGATGGCGCTGGTCTTTCGTCGGAGGCCCGTCGTTGCGGCCCACAGCTCTGAACTTGAAAGCGAGAATGCATTTCTCTCCAAGGATTTCCTCGGCCTGCCACTTCTTTTGACCCGCGATGGAGAGGGCAAAGCCCATGCTTTCCTGAATGTTTGCCGTCATCGGGGCGCCAAGATCGAGCGCGAAACCTCTGGCTGCAAGCGTGTGTTCACGTGTCCGTACCACGCGTGGAGTTGGTCGAACCAAGGCGTGTTGCGCGCAGTTCCACAGGAGGCGCAGGGCTTTCCTGATCTTCCACGGTCCGAGCGTGGCCTGCGCCGCCTCCCGACCGCCGAGGCGCACGGCTTTATCTGGATCATCGCAAACCCGGACGCCGCAGACATACCGGATATCGACGAATGGTTGTCCGGCCTGACGCCGGATTTTGACTGGCTCGGGCTCTCTGATCACCGGATCGCGGTCATGGAAACAATCGAGATCAATGCCAACTGGAAAGTTCTGATCGAAGGCGGTCTAGAGGCCTATCACTTTCGCATCGCGCATAAGACCACCATTGGCCCACATTTCCCTGACAACCTTTTGACGTATCGGCAATTCGGTCCGCACATGCGCGCCGTTCTGCCGCGCAACGCGATGCCTCAGCTGGGGGACACGCCCGAGGAAGACTGGGCGCTGCGCAAAGACGCGAACTTAGTTTACACGCTCATGCCCAATACTCAGATGCTTGTGCAACAAGATCACTTCATGTGGTTTCACATTGAGCCAGTATCCGTCGATAAGACGTTCTTTCGATCGGCGACCGTTGTTCCGAAGAGCGCACCGAGCACGGAAGAGATGGAAAAGCATTGGCAGACAAACCATCGGATCTCGATAACAGCCCTCAAAGAGGATTTTGAGATTGGCGAGGAGATCCAAGCTGGTTTCGCATCACGCGGCAATCCCTCTCACCTCTTTGGGCGGTTTGAAGGTGCGCTGAACAGGTTCAATCTCACCGTCGAAGAAATGCTTGCGAGTTGA
- a CDS encoding MFS transporter produces MSLKAQVSALKSVFVAMAAIQLATSASGTFVPLVFADIGASQEAASFAASAYATGFLLGCFVVSRSIADFGHIRAFAASAAVVTIAAILFSVGSNAAVLIVLRFLVGLATASLFAIGDAWINEAADGQSRGRVLSIYAVVIGIVAVASQGIIFFAEGDLGPVFLVIALLYCASIVVITTTSMSPPDSGKKINLRVRALFQEAPTAAIGALATGVVTTTILNVVPYGAAQLGVQPVDIAISIAAIYLGRVVFQFPLGGLSDRIDRRRVVFGVSLVCAVVLLAMGILSDPDYAPQRFDYASVAFWFFIVLMMLLGGSLLTIYSLIVAHALDRTVPVYISSTSVTMLFVWTVGSIAGPLVASAVTSLLGDSALNWLNFACMGGYAAFVYWRLGRSSPTAKAEQAKRESTLTTSAELAPQSKR; encoded by the coding sequence ATGTCTCTAAAGGCGCAAGTATCAGCTTTGAAATCCGTATTTGTCGCGATGGCAGCGATCCAGCTTGCAACGTCCGCATCCGGTACGTTTGTCCCTCTGGTTTTTGCTGACATTGGCGCCTCCCAAGAAGCGGCATCTTTTGCAGCATCCGCATATGCAACAGGTTTCCTGCTCGGCTGCTTCGTCGTTTCGCGTTCCATCGCGGACTTTGGACACATTCGCGCGTTTGCGGCATCCGCTGCGGTGGTCACAATCGCCGCCATTCTGTTTTCCGTCGGCTCAAATGCCGCGGTCTTGATCGTGCTGAGGTTTCTGGTTGGCTTGGCCACGGCGTCGCTGTTTGCCATCGGAGACGCATGGATAAACGAGGCGGCAGATGGCCAATCCAGAGGGCGAGTTCTGTCGATCTATGCCGTTGTCATCGGCATTGTGGCTGTGGCCAGTCAGGGAATTATCTTCTTTGCAGAAGGTGATCTGGGGCCGGTGTTTTTGGTCATTGCGCTGCTTTATTGCGCGTCGATTGTCGTCATTACCACCACCAGCATGTCGCCGCCGGATTCCGGAAAAAAGATAAACCTACGTGTTCGCGCCCTGTTTCAAGAAGCGCCAACCGCAGCCATTGGTGCGCTTGCCACCGGGGTCGTCACGACCACAATTCTCAACGTTGTGCCCTACGGCGCAGCCCAATTGGGGGTGCAACCTGTCGACATCGCCATCTCGATTGCGGCGATCTACTTGGGCCGAGTTGTTTTCCAGTTTCCTTTGGGCGGTTTGTCCGATCGCATCGACCGCCGCCGGGTTGTGTTTGGCGTGTCGCTGGTCTGTGCGGTTGTTTTGCTTGCGATGGGCATACTCTCTGACCCGGACTACGCCCCGCAGCGCTTTGACTATGCGTCTGTGGCGTTCTGGTTCTTCATAGTGCTGATGATGCTTTTGGGAGGGAGCCTTTTGACGATCTATTCGCTGATCGTGGCCCATGCGCTAGACAGAACGGTTCCGGTGTATATCTCTTCCACTTCTGTCACGATGCTTTTCGTATGGACAGTAGGCTCTATTGCCGGCCCCTTGGTCGCAAGCGCAGTCACCAGCCTACTGGGAGACAGTGCCCTGAATTGGTTGAACTTTGCCTGCATGGGCGGTTACGCAGCTTTTGTCTATTGGCGACTTGGCCGTTCTTCACCAACCGCCAAAGCTGAGCAGGCAAAACGCGAAAGCACGCTCACCACCAGCGCCGAACTGGCACCTCAATCTAAGCGATGA
- a CDS encoding efflux RND transporter periplasmic adaptor subunit, which yields MQLLTAILSFGTALFLSNQVTAQENDAPPRPAKVHVVTAQESVLSRSYPAVAFPSREVALSFRVGGRVVDLPIRASQAVKAGDLIAQLDTRDFEADVSQLEARLDEAEAQLQILKTGARPEEIAALKAAVQAASVQLEQARDEYERTKQLVERGVVAATVVEQQEAAVRVAEAELVSRNEQLTIGLIGGRPEEVLAAEAGIRGLKAQLQAARDTLSDATLRAPFDGVIARRSIEAFSNVQAGADIALLQNIKTLEVGFDLPGADIVAMANKGFDLFENAVTFDALPDLELPADLVEFATQADTATQTYRGRLLVTLPDGAVVLPGMVARVHIRGSSYEAAVVSVPQSALAAAPDGSTFVWKVDANSNAVTSAPVTVSDVTESGTIVTSGLSAGDVVVSAGIGDLQDGTIIRPIQKVGE from the coding sequence ATGCAACTGCTCACAGCCATTCTTTCTTTCGGCACAGCTCTTTTTCTTTCCAACCAAGTGACAGCGCAAGAAAACGACGCCCCGCCTCGGCCGGCCAAGGTGCACGTAGTGACAGCACAAGAGTCGGTTCTAAGTCGGAGCTATCCGGCTGTTGCGTTTCCATCTCGCGAAGTGGCGCTTTCCTTCCGCGTCGGCGGACGTGTCGTCGACCTGCCCATCCGCGCATCGCAGGCTGTAAAGGCCGGTGACTTGATCGCGCAGCTGGATACGCGGGATTTCGAAGCCGATGTGTCCCAGCTCGAAGCCCGACTGGATGAAGCCGAAGCGCAGTTGCAAATTTTGAAAACCGGCGCCCGTCCTGAGGAAATTGCAGCTCTGAAAGCCGCCGTACAAGCCGCTTCTGTGCAACTTGAGCAGGCACGCGACGAATATGAGCGCACAAAACAGCTAGTGGAGCGCGGTGTGGTTGCCGCCACCGTCGTGGAGCAACAAGAAGCAGCGGTACGCGTTGCTGAAGCCGAATTGGTGTCACGCAACGAACAACTCACAATCGGACTGATTGGTGGCCGACCCGAGGAGGTCTTGGCCGCTGAAGCAGGAATTCGCGGCCTCAAGGCGCAGTTGCAAGCCGCCCGCGACACTCTTTCGGACGCCACCCTGCGCGCGCCTTTCGACGGTGTGATTGCGCGCCGTTCCATCGAGGCCTTTTCCAACGTGCAAGCAGGCGCAGACATTGCGCTGTTGCAAAACATCAAGACGCTTGAGGTCGGCTTTGACCTGCCGGGCGCTGATATTGTTGCGATGGCCAACAAGGGATTTGACCTGTTTGAAAACGCCGTGACCTTCGACGCTCTGCCAGACCTGGAACTTCCAGCCGATCTGGTCGAATTTGCAACCCAAGCTGACACCGCCACCCAAACATACCGTGGCCGGCTACTGGTCACACTTCCAGATGGCGCCGTCGTGCTTCCAGGCATGGTCGCACGCGTGCATATTAGAGGAAGCAGCTACGAAGCGGCAGTCGTGTCCGTGCCTCAATCCGCACTTGCCGCGGCGCCGGACGGGTCGACATTCGTGTGGAAGGTTGATGCAAACAGCAATGCGGTAACGAGCGCCCCCGTGACTGTGAGCGATGTCACCGAAAGTGGCACAATCGTTACTTCCGGACTGTCCGCCGGTGACGTCGTGGTCTCTGCCGGCATTGGCGACCTGCAAGACGGCACAATCATTCGTCCCATTCAGAAGGTGGGAGAATAA
- a CDS encoding tyrosine-type recombinase/integrase encodes MQTPNLPAIRACRPAWNKGRVIGQKRPLLPKHVWAIRVRLEIAENHRDLALFNLAIDSKLRGCDLVKLKVADVYAAGQVKERASIIQSKTQKPVRFEITEGTRKSILRWMEEPLMIGSEFLWPGRFHERLHISTRQYARLVRDWVKSIGLEPSAYGTHSMRRTKVAQIYRKTGNLRAVQLLLGHTKMDSTVRYLGVELEDALSIAEAVEI; translated from the coding sequence ATGCAAACACCAAACTTACCCGCCATTCGCGCATGTCGCCCTGCCTGGAACAAAGGCCGCGTTATAGGGCAGAAACGTCCGCTTTTGCCTAAGCATGTCTGGGCAATTCGAGTTCGACTTGAAATCGCTGAAAATCACCGCGACCTCGCGTTGTTCAATCTTGCCATCGACAGCAAACTTCGGGGCTGCGATCTGGTCAAACTGAAAGTCGCGGACGTGTACGCCGCGGGTCAGGTTAAGGAGCGGGCGTCAATCATCCAAAGCAAGACTCAGAAACCTGTCCGCTTTGAGATCACCGAGGGAACACGGAAGTCCATATTGAGATGGATGGAAGAGCCGCTAATGATCGGCTCCGAATTCCTATGGCCAGGGCGTTTCCATGAACGGCTGCACATTTCGACAAGGCAATATGCGCGATTGGTACGAGACTGGGTGAAATCAATCGGTCTGGAGCCGAGCGCTTATGGAACACATTCAATGCGGCGGACGAAGGTTGCGCAGATCTACAGGAAGACCGGCAACCTGCGCGCTGTTCAGCTCCTGCTTGGACACACCAAGATGGACAGCACAGTCCGATACCTCGGTGTCGAGCTGGAAGACGCTTTGTCGATCGCCGAGGCGGTAGAAATTTGA
- a CDS encoding DUF7146 domain-containing protein, with the protein MRDRNLTPEELTQALGGEWRGNVGRAPCPAHDGTDNNLVISHGNNGIVMYCHSHGCDFRDITNELRNRGLWSGKPDDNWTPPSPAQRAENRRRQAQHEAQRVAKAKEQWAGSQRLDGTLGDRYLNRTRGRDGRGILDLRFHPRIFYSQAEWAPAMIAAVRNVVTGQFQGVHRTFLNDDGTKHANARTVKGIAHHGAIMLDPFDAVTTGLSICEGIEDGLAIRKHQTPVWAMLNKNNIAELPVLNGIEHLTIFADRDADEGGLNAAKMCRRRWQDASVEVSVLLPIGGKDADEVLA; encoded by the coding sequence ATGCGTGACAGGAACCTAACCCCAGAGGAACTGACCCAAGCCCTCGGCGGAGAGTGGCGCGGCAATGTCGGTCGCGCCCCATGTCCAGCCCACGACGGCACGGACAACAACCTCGTCATCAGCCATGGCAACAACGGCATCGTCATGTACTGCCACAGCCACGGCTGCGATTTCCGCGACATCACAAACGAACTCCGCAACCGCGGACTGTGGTCAGGAAAACCAGACGACAACTGGACGCCCCCCAGCCCTGCGCAGCGCGCCGAGAACAGGCGACGCCAAGCCCAACACGAGGCACAGAGGGTCGCCAAGGCCAAAGAGCAATGGGCGGGCAGTCAGCGGCTGGATGGCACGCTGGGCGATCGCTACCTGAACCGCACCAGAGGACGGGATGGTCGCGGCATCCTCGACCTGCGGTTTCACCCCCGCATCTTCTACAGCCAAGCCGAGTGGGCCCCCGCCATGATCGCCGCGGTCAGAAACGTGGTCACAGGCCAATTCCAAGGCGTCCATCGCACCTTTCTGAACGATGATGGCACAAAGCACGCCAATGCCCGTACGGTCAAAGGCATCGCTCACCACGGAGCCATCATGTTGGACCCGTTTGATGCGGTCACAACCGGACTGTCGATCTGCGAAGGCATCGAAGATGGGCTGGCCATCAGAAAACACCAGACTCCGGTGTGGGCCATGCTCAACAAAAACAACATCGCCGAACTGCCGGTGTTGAACGGCATCGAACACCTGACCATCTTTGCAGATCGCGACGCCGATGAAGGCGGTCTGAATGCCGCCAAGATGTGTCGCAGGCGATGGCAGGACGCCAGTGTCGAGGTGTCCGTCCTCCTGCCGATCGGCGGCAAGGACGCAGACGAGGTACTGGCATGA
- a CDS encoding SLC13 family permease — translation MTSDVLFVFILIGIAGAMMASNRVRFDLVALIVVVALILSGILTADQALAGFGSPVVIMVAALLIIGEMLDRTGVAHAIGNLILKRGGQNENRLVIYLMLGAAFLGCVMSSTAIVAIFIPIILRITAETGISQSRLLLPMSYAALISGMLTLIATPPNLVVSDSLQDAGYAPLGFFSFFPIGLVILLAAVVYMLAFARRLLPQSEESSAAGAAPAHAQTPSVALLDAYNLLERFYVFEVAQAPSLSFKEIFKGLDARILARRRPSKGQKVADSFVPEMALYARDRLLVVGEEAEIEKLNSRPEFNMLNHVREDTAEWRDSVGIADVLVHPNATIVGQSIRDFEFRDVYGIEVVGVVRGEDALENPFNTKLKSGDRLLLAGSWNDIEHLTDLNHDFVLLNIPKERFGEPVARHKFATALLILAAMVLLSISGLVPVVVAVLVAATAAVVFRTLTPELAYGSIHWSSIVLVAGMLPLATALQQTGGADVVVDALFDLVGDASPQVMMASLFLITAALGLVLSNTASAVLVAPIAIVASETLGVSPYPMAICVLMAASAAFSTPVSTPVVTLVVAPGGYRFADFLKIGLPLTALVGVITVWITPWFFPL, via the coding sequence GTGACTTCCGACGTCTTATTCGTGTTTATTTTGATCGGTATCGCCGGTGCCATGATGGCCAGCAACCGGGTTCGGTTTGATCTCGTCGCGCTTATTGTCGTCGTAGCGCTTATTCTCTCAGGCATTCTGACCGCAGATCAGGCATTGGCTGGGTTTGGCAGCCCCGTCGTGATTATGGTTGCCGCACTTTTGATCATTGGAGAGATGCTGGACCGCACTGGCGTCGCCCATGCCATTGGGAACCTGATCCTGAAACGGGGCGGCCAGAACGAAAACCGTTTGGTTATTTATCTGATGCTGGGCGCTGCCTTTCTCGGCTGCGTTATGAGTTCCACGGCAATCGTTGCGATTTTCATACCGATCATCCTACGCATCACTGCAGAGACCGGCATATCCCAGTCACGACTGTTGTTGCCAATGTCCTACGCCGCATTGATCAGCGGCATGCTCACTCTGATTGCAACGCCACCCAACCTTGTAGTGAGCGATAGCCTGCAGGACGCGGGCTATGCTCCGCTGGGGTTCTTTAGCTTTTTCCCAATCGGCCTTGTGATTTTATTGGCTGCGGTTGTGTATATGCTGGCCTTCGCGCGCCGCCTTTTACCGCAGTCAGAAGAGAGCAGCGCGGCCGGGGCCGCTCCGGCACATGCACAAACGCCCTCGGTGGCCTTGTTGGACGCCTACAATCTGCTGGAGCGCTTCTATGTGTTTGAAGTCGCACAGGCGCCATCGCTTTCGTTCAAAGAGATTTTCAAGGGATTGGATGCCCGTATTCTGGCGCGTCGCCGTCCGTCCAAGGGCCAAAAAGTTGCTGACAGCTTTGTTCCCGAAATGGCTCTTTATGCGCGGGACCGGTTGTTGGTTGTGGGCGAAGAAGCGGAAATTGAGAAACTCAACAGCCGTCCGGAATTCAACATGCTCAACCATGTGCGTGAAGATACGGCAGAATGGCGTGACTCAGTGGGGATTGCCGATGTTCTTGTCCACCCAAACGCTACGATTGTCGGACAATCCATTCGCGATTTTGAGTTTCGCGACGTCTACGGCATCGAAGTGGTCGGGGTTGTGCGTGGTGAAGACGCACTGGAAAACCCCTTTAACACAAAGCTAAAGTCCGGCGACCGCCTTTTGTTGGCAGGAAGTTGGAATGACATCGAGCATCTCACCGATTTGAACCACGACTTTGTGCTCCTCAACATCCCAAAGGAGCGGTTTGGCGAGCCTGTAGCGCGCCACAAGTTCGCAACAGCATTGTTGATTTTGGCGGCGATGGTTTTGTTGAGTATTTCGGGGCTCGTTCCGGTTGTCGTCGCTGTTCTTGTTGCGGCCACCGCAGCGGTTGTGTTCCGCACGCTGACACCCGAGCTTGCCTATGGCTCCATTCATTGGAGCAGCATCGTCCTCGTCGCCGGGATGTTACCGTTGGCGACGGCACTACAACAGACCGGCGGAGCCGATGTCGTGGTAGATGCGCTGTTTGATCTGGTGGGGGATGCCTCACCTCAAGTGATGATGGCAAGCCTGTTTCTGATCACCGCAGCGCTTGGGTTGGTTCTGTCCAATACCGCATCCGCCGTCCTTGTCGCTCCGATTGCGATCGTCGCATCCGAAACGCTCGGCGTCTCGCCTTACCCGATGGCGATTTGTGTACTGATGGCTGCGTCTGCGGCGTTCTCCACCCCGGTCTCGACACCTGTTGTGACACTCGTCGTCGCCCCTGGCGGCTACCGTTTCGCGGATTTTTTGAAGATTGGTTTACCACTCACCGCGCTCGTTGGGGTAATCACGGTTTGGATCACTCCGTGGTTCTTTCCGCTGTAA